Proteins encoded together in one Pseudomonas sp. Seg1 window:
- a CDS encoding ribonuclease T2, with protein MKKLFTILAVIALTAGSIGLSSARQSQSSKAQAESVAGVFDYYLLTLSWSPTFCLTHKDDVQCSGKGYGFVLHGLWPQYAKGGWPESCPPLTTLSAAESSKGLTLFPTKKLLDHEWSKHGTCSGLGAMGYLDAADKAVGAVIIPQELQPFSTSYYFEAQEISDLFRKANPGIPADGIAVICSGPELSEVRVCMGKDLQFGACGKGVKTQCRAGDIRVPPSR; from the coding sequence ATGAAAAAGCTGTTTACAATTTTGGCGGTGATTGCGCTGACGGCCGGTAGTATCGGCCTGAGTTCGGCGCGGCAATCGCAGTCGAGCAAAGCGCAGGCGGAATCGGTGGCGGGGGTGTTCGATTACTACCTGCTGACGTTGTCCTGGTCGCCGACCTTTTGCCTCACCCACAAGGACGATGTGCAATGTTCCGGCAAGGGTTACGGCTTTGTCCTGCACGGTTTGTGGCCGCAATACGCCAAGGGTGGCTGGCCGGAATCCTGCCCGCCGCTGACCACGCTGTCGGCGGCAGAAAGCAGCAAAGGCCTGACGCTGTTCCCGACCAAGAAGCTGCTCGATCACGAATGGTCGAAGCACGGCACCTGCAGCGGCCTCGGTGCGATGGGTTATCTGGATGCGGCGGATAAAGCCGTGGGCGCGGTGATAATTCCTCAAGAGCTGCAACCGTTCAGCACTTCCTATTACTTCGAGGCGCAGGAAATTTCCGATTTGTTCCGCAAAGCCAATCCGGGGATACCGGCGGACGGCATTGCAGTCATTTGCAGTGGTCCGGAGTTGTCGGAAGTGCGCGTGTGCATGGGCAAGGATTTGCAGTTTGGCGCGTGCGGCAAGGGTGTGAAGACTCAGTGCCGGGCGGGGGATATTCGAGTGCCGCCGTCGCGTTGA
- a CDS encoding sensor domain-containing diguanylate cyclase produces the protein MPIPIHDPHQAPGTLKRLPLRKAAALFIVAVCLCLFGLLYLQLEQSRRQDLAVAQMASSNLTRAMAQQAEDTFLAADLVMTSLVDWIQDDGYGAAQRPRLQKTLARRVQQLNQLHGMFLFDRQGQWVITSFADLPRGNGVADREYFKFHQQNASTVAHIGPAIRSRENGEWIIPISKRVNDRAGNFQGVLMAGIKMAYFDQFFESFSLDDNGIMFLGLTDGTLLARRPFDESLIGTSLTQGEIYKKLLPNAAAGTAMINSVVDGITHLYGYRQLASYPLVVSAATSRDTILKGWYERAFQSCVLVALVILGVGLFGWVFIHQVRDGERIEKNLRKAQRALEQIATHDSLTGLANRRLFERSLEIEFARGARQVSPVSLIMLDIDFFKRYNDAYGHVAGDQCLTQVAQVLRNCCQRKSDLAVRYGGEEFAVLLPDTDINGALAIAGQIRRSVIDKRITHSGSPTGYLTVSLGCYAFIPNGNDNPEVFIQRADAALYQAKNAGRNRAAVLSLDGGIGELMRSDR, from the coding sequence TTGCCTATCCCCATTCACGATCCACATCAGGCTCCCGGCACGCTTAAACGTCTGCCGCTACGCAAAGCGGCGGCGCTGTTTATCGTTGCGGTGTGTCTGTGCCTGTTCGGTTTGCTGTATCTGCAACTGGAGCAGTCGCGGCGCCAGGATCTGGCGGTGGCGCAAATGGCTTCGAGCAATCTGACCCGGGCGATGGCGCAGCAGGCCGAGGACACGTTCCTGGCGGCGGATCTGGTGATGACCAGCCTGGTCGACTGGATTCAGGACGACGGTTACGGCGCGGCGCAGCGGCCGCGTCTGCAGAAGACCCTTGCCCGTCGCGTGCAGCAATTGAATCAGTTGCACGGCATGTTTCTGTTCGACCGTCAGGGTCAGTGGGTGATTACCTCATTTGCCGATCTGCCCCGTGGCAATGGCGTGGCTGATCGCGAGTACTTCAAGTTTCATCAGCAGAATGCCTCGACAGTGGCGCACATCGGCCCGGCGATTCGCAGCCGCGAGAACGGTGAGTGGATCATCCCGATCTCCAAACGCGTCAATGACCGCGCCGGCAATTTTCAGGGCGTGCTGATGGCCGGGATCAAGATGGCGTACTTCGACCAGTTCTTCGAAAGCTTCAGCCTTGACGACAACGGCATCATGTTCCTTGGTTTGACTGACGGTACATTGCTCGCGCGGCGGCCGTTTGATGAGTCATTGATTGGCACGTCACTGACCCAGGGCGAGATCTATAAAAAGCTGTTGCCCAACGCCGCGGCCGGTACGGCGATGATCAATTCGGTGGTCGATGGCATCACTCATTTGTATGGCTATCGGCAACTGGCGTCGTACCCGCTGGTGGTGTCTGCCGCGACTTCGCGGGACACGATTCTCAAGGGTTGGTACGAGCGTGCGTTCCAGTCCTGCGTGCTGGTGGCGCTGGTGATTCTTGGCGTCGGGCTGTTCGGCTGGGTGTTCATCCATCAGGTGCGCGATGGCGAACGGATCGAGAAGAACCTGCGCAAGGCGCAACGGGCGCTGGAACAGATCGCGACCCACGACAGCCTCACCGGGCTGGCCAATCGGCGCCTGTTCGAACGCTCGCTGGAGATCGAGTTTGCCCGGGGCGCACGGCAGGTCAGCCCGGTCAGCCTGATCATGCTCGATATCGATTTTTTCAAGCGTTACAACGACGCCTATGGGCATGTGGCCGGCGATCAGTGCCTGACCCAGGTTGCGCAAGTGCTGAGGAATTGCTGTCAACGCAAGTCGGATCTGGCGGTGCGCTATGGCGGCGAGGAGTTTGCGGTGTTGTTGCCCGATACCGACATCAACGGCGCGCTGGCGATTGCCGGGCAGATTCGCCGCAGTGTGATCGACAAGCGCATCACCCACAGTGGTTCACCCACCGGTTATCTCACCGTAAGCCTGGGCTGCTATGCGTTTATCCCCAATGGCAATGACAACCCGGAAGTGTTTATCCAACGGGCGGATGCGGCGCTGTACCAGGCGAAAAATGCCGGGCGCAATCGGGCGGCGGTGCTGTCGCTGGATGGCGGCATCGGGGAATTGATGCGCTCTGACCGCTGA